One genomic region from Caldivirga sp. encodes:
- a CDS encoding family 1 encapsulin nanocompartment shell protein — MVFSKNPVDIVRDRKFNPGEVSDALRLAIMAELDAINLYLQLSRLTDDEKVRSVLEDVAKEEKAHFGEFLTLLKSLDPEQAEQVKAGAKEVEERTGIKVVNSDPPQQDVVRSSNLSEDELRYIEGKVKETADGARRLRKHIPLYPVGAGYDSVTLEEAIIDKVISSSRVILPLKELSIMFTVPQRQVEYARMRGERIYSVAADQAAIRLANQEDAAILGDLLNHPKVRKLSITSWDTAGSAVDEVSRAVNMLMVDSIPEPYVLFVSPGRYTKLLSVVERTGVMELSRVKSLVKDVVIIPQLTDDTALLMSVNSSTIDLAIGADTAIIYLGPENDAHAFRLWETLAVRVKDSRGLLILKQSP, encoded by the coding sequence ATGGTGTTTTCTAAGAATCCTGTGGATATTGTTAGGGATAGGAAGTTTAACCCTGGTGAGGTTTCTGATGCGCTTAGATTAGCTATTATGGCTGAGCTTGACGCAATTAACCTATATTTGCAGTTATCTAGGTTAACTGATGATGAGAAGGTTAGGAGTGTTCTTGAGGATGTTGCCAAGGAGGAGAAGGCTCACTTTGGCGAATTTCTTACGCTACTTAAGTCGCTGGATCCTGAGCAGGCAGAGCAGGTTAAGGCTGGAGCTAAGGAGGTTGAGGAACGTACGGGTATTAAGGTGGTTAATTCCGATCCTCCTCAGCAGGATGTGGTTAGGTCATCTAACTTAAGTGAAGATGAGCTTAGGTACATTGAGGGTAAGGTTAAGGAAACCGCTGATGGTGCTAGGAGGTTAAGGAAGCACATACCCCTGTACCCTGTTGGTGCCGGGTATGATTCAGTAACGTTGGAGGAGGCTATTATTGATAAGGTTATCAGTAGCTCTAGGGTAATTTTACCGCTTAAGGAGTTAAGCATCATGTTCACGGTGCCTCAAAGGCAAGTGGAGTACGCTAGGATGCGTGGTGAACGTATTTACTCAGTGGCTGCTGATCAAGCAGCCATTAGGCTTGCTAACCAGGAGGATGCGGCAATACTAGGTGACTTACTGAACCACCCTAAGGTACGCAAACTCTCCATAACATCATGGGATACGGCAGGCTCAGCTGTTGATGAGGTTTCCAGAGCCGTTAACATGCTTATGGTGGATTCAATACCTGAACCATACGTATTATTCGTAAGCCCTGGTCGGTACACTAAGTTACTGAGTGTTGTTGAGAGGACTGGAGTTATGGAGTTAAGTAGGGTTAAGTCACTGGTTAAGGATGTGGTAATTATACCTCAGTTAACTGATGACACTGCTTTGCTAATGTCAGTGAACAGCTCAACAATAGACCTAGCCATAGGCGCGGATACAGCCATAATTTACCTAGGGCCTGAGAATGATGCCCATGCCTTTAGGCTCTGGGAAACCTTAGCTGTGAGAGTTAAGGATTCAAGAGGGTTGCTTATTCTTAAGCAATCACCGTGA
- a CDS encoding acyl-CoA dehydrogenase family protein, with the protein MDFNLSQEEELFRRSVVEFTERYVKPNWALVDDGKYPLINIVRRMSESGLLGVPFDSRYGGQDGTFTMSALATEELAYADPSLATPVFYLLNTAWPFIVQRYGREEVKEEALPRVIKGVGFIGIASTEPQGGSDVASTRLEARRSNGAWSLYGEKNIVTGVSLVVSDMDYGGFVTIARTAPIETRHRGLTSLLALVKSDGKVLSGFEYGSYEDIGRRGLVTNYIRFNGLTVKEPYTLGEVNGGFKVLMEGFDIARVLIAAASVGVTRWLLDQSRDWIKSRVVFDKPIASYQSISFKYAELAAKLEQARLLTYKAAWLTDKYFILNDSSVNVLTVATFNAMAKMTAVELAVETALEAMRWFGGASYFKESNIARALLGALSYYVGAEGTGNIMRLIVARNLIGREVT; encoded by the coding sequence ATGGACTTTAATCTCAGTCAGGAGGAGGAGTTATTCAGGAGGAGTGTGGTTGAGTTCACTGAGAGGTATGTTAAACCAAACTGGGCTTTGGTGGATGACGGTAAGTACCCATTAATTAACATAGTTAGGAGGATGAGTGAATCAGGCTTATTAGGCGTGCCCTTTGATTCAAGGTATGGTGGGCAGGATGGCACATTCACCATGAGTGCCTTAGCCACGGAGGAATTGGCCTATGCGGACCCCTCCTTAGCAACCCCAGTCTTCTACTTACTTAACACTGCCTGGCCGTTTATTGTTCAAAGGTATGGGAGAGAGGAGGTTAAGGAGGAGGCGTTACCCAGGGTTATTAAGGGTGTTGGCTTCATTGGGATAGCCTCCACTGAACCCCAGGGTGGTAGTGATGTGGCATCAACTAGGCTTGAGGCTAGGAGAAGTAATGGTGCATGGAGCCTTTACGGTGAGAAGAACATTGTTACGGGGGTTTCACTAGTGGTGAGCGACATGGATTACGGGGGTTTCGTAACAATAGCCAGGACGGCACCCATTGAGACTAGGCATAGGGGTTTAACCTCCCTCTTAGCCTTAGTGAAGAGTGACGGTAAGGTACTTAGTGGTTTTGAATACGGTAGCTATGAGGATATTGGAAGAAGGGGACTTGTAACTAATTACATTAGGTTCAATGGGCTAACGGTTAAGGAACCCTACACCCTTGGTGAGGTTAATGGTGGATTTAAGGTTCTAATGGAGGGTTTCGACATTGCGAGGGTGCTCATAGCAGCAGCCTCAGTGGGGGTTACTAGGTGGCTTCTGGATCAGTCAAGGGACTGGATTAAGTCTAGGGTAGTTTTCGATAAGCCAATAGCCTCATACCAGTCAATAAGCTTCAAGTATGCTGAATTAGCCGCTAAGCTTGAGCAAGCTAGGTTACTTACCTATAAGGCTGCCTGGTTAACTGACAAGTACTTCATACTTAATGACTCCTCAGTTAATGTACTTACCGTAGCTACCTTTAACGCCATGGCTAAGATGACTGCGGTTGAATTAGCTGTTGAGACAGCCCTAGAGGCAATGAGGTGGTTTGGCGGGGCCAGTTACTTCAAGGAGTCTAACATAGCTAGGGCACTCCTTGGTGCATTAAGCTACTACGTTGGTGCTGAAGGTACTGGTAACATAATGAGGCTCATAGTGGCCAGGAACCTAATAGGTAGGGAGGTTACTTGA
- a CDS encoding DUF86 domain-containing protein codes for MAVLNKLLSIIEDMTKKLDELVDQEYDLTDWRNQLTVLHALQVQAQALIDMCQRLLSNMGVASEGYVRLAVRLRENGLVTSEEEAFIRSIIGFRNIIVHGYATLDIGVINEILKSRDYRRILELALRLKDRAKEYWDP; via the coding sequence ATGGCGGTCTTAAATAAGTTACTGAGTATTATTGAGGATATGACCAAAAAGCTTGATGAATTAGTAGACCAAGAATACGACCTAACTGACTGGCGGAATCAACTCACTGTTTTACATGCCCTGCAGGTACAAGCACAAGCGTTAATTGATATGTGCCAGCGATTATTATCAAATATGGGTGTAGCAAGCGAAGGTTACGTTAGGCTAGCAGTTAGATTAAGGGAGAATGGTTTAGTAACTAGTGAGGAGGAGGCTTTCATAAGATCAATAATAGGTTTCAGAAACATTATAGTACATGGATACGCAACATTAGATATTGGAGTCATTAATGAAATACTTAAGTCAAGAGACTATAGAAGAATACTTGAATTAGCATTGAGACTTAAGGATAGGGCCAAGGAGTATTGGGACCCATGA
- a CDS encoding sodium:proton antiporter, producing MIFAAIDYAIFFILVGLAVVAGFLGSKWRAPDFTRIAEWSLGGMRFGAFIVWFLMGADIYTAYSLISIPGAAYSLGGFILYAVVYGSVSYPFLYIVATKFYRIAKRRSYITAGDYVRDRFDSGVLSLLISLTGIIAMLPYIALQIVGIRYVLDAMGFPVLPSFIIAYIIVALFVAISGLRGPALSSLIKDAILWGVILTVVIALGIRFNGFGPIFTQLGPSHYLIPSKLMIGYITLAFGSGISWLLFPNLLVGLLGSKSENVIRKNSVFLPLYQVWLIFLAIMGLVALAKNLVPSGVSSLAFPSVLNAYFPSTFVAVAFAGIVIGSMVPAGLQSLGAANLITRNIYLDFINKRATEKQQVLWGRVAVFIMVIASLIFALVPAASGLIFYLLTFSYAWLLQTLPAIILSMYWYDLDKYSVAAGWAVGTGLVTYGLITVGFSSSLLPWFYDMYVGLLGLIVNLAVMLVVYALVKALRVKVSSRLNPSELL from the coding sequence ATGATTTTCGCAGCCATTGATTACGCAATATTCTTCATACTGGTTGGATTAGCTGTGGTTGCTGGTTTCCTTGGCAGTAAGTGGAGGGCACCGGATTTCACTAGGATAGCTGAGTGGAGTCTGGGTGGTATGAGGTTTGGCGCATTCATAGTGTGGTTCCTAATGGGTGCGGACATATATACGGCCTACTCATTAATATCAATACCTGGCGCAGCCTACTCCCTGGGTGGTTTCATACTTTACGCGGTGGTTTATGGTTCAGTATCTTACCCGTTCCTATACATTGTTGCAACGAAATTCTACAGGATAGCTAAACGTCGTAGTTACATCACCGCTGGTGATTATGTTAGGGATAGATTTGATAGTGGTGTATTGTCGTTGTTAATTTCATTAACCGGTATAATAGCCATGCTTCCCTACATTGCCTTACAGATAGTTGGTATTAGATACGTCTTAGACGCCATGGGCTTCCCTGTACTTCCAAGTTTCATAATAGCCTACATAATAGTTGCACTATTCGTAGCCATAAGTGGCTTAAGGGGACCTGCCTTAAGTTCACTGATAAAGGATGCCATACTATGGGGTGTGATACTTACGGTAGTCATCGCATTAGGCATCCGCTTCAATGGCTTCGGCCCGATCTTCACTCAACTGGGTCCATCCCATTACTTAATACCCAGCAAACTAATGATTGGTTACATTACGTTAGCCTTCGGTAGTGGTATATCATGGCTGCTCTTCCCTAACCTGCTAGTTGGCTTATTGGGCTCTAAAAGCGAGAACGTGATTAGGAAGAATTCAGTATTCCTCCCACTTTACCAAGTTTGGTTAATCTTCCTAGCCATCATGGGTCTAGTGGCCTTAGCCAAGAACCTAGTCCCAAGCGGTGTCTCAAGCCTAGCCTTCCCCTCAGTCCTGAACGCCTACTTCCCAAGCACCTTCGTGGCCGTGGCCTTCGCAGGTATTGTGATAGGGAGTATGGTTCCAGCTGGGTTACAAAGCCTGGGCGCGGCTAACTTAATAACGAGGAACATTTACTTAGACTTCATAAATAAGAGGGCTACGGAAAAACAGCAGGTTCTCTGGGGTAGGGTAGCAGTCTTCATAATGGTAATAGCTTCCCTAATATTCGCCCTAGTCCCAGCTGCCAGTGGCCTAATATTCTACCTATTGACCTTCTCCTACGCCTGGCTTCTCCAAACACTACCAGCAATAATACTGTCAATGTACTGGTACGATCTAGATAAGTACAGTGTAGCAGCTGGGTGGGCTGTGGGTACTGGTTTAGTTACCTATGGCTTAATAACAGTAGGCTTCTCCTCATCATTACTGCCCTGGTTCTATGACATGTACGTTGGCCTACTGGGCCTAATAGTGAATCTAGCCGTAATGCTAGTGGTTTATGCCTTAGTTAAGGCACTTAGGGTTAAAGTAAGCAGTAGGCTTAATCCAAGTGAATTACTTTAA
- a CDS encoding nucleotidyltransferase family protein, with protein sequence MINRSVVNALRAFPWSDYRVYYAVLFGSIVKKGVGRDIDIAVEFINTFNLGEYSRLLTDLAEYLSIDNIDLVPISDETDCYLIHEAFSDGMILYMASEEAWFRMHRRASICEDFLIDAAKLNIVENAAHALVKRWRS encoded by the coding sequence ATGATTAATAGGTCAGTAGTGAATGCTTTAAGGGCTTTTCCATGGAGTGATTATAGAGTTTATTATGCTGTTCTCTTTGGATCCATTGTTAAGAAAGGGGTTGGTAGGGATATTGATATTGCGGTTGAGTTCATAAACACCTTTAACCTAGGTGAATACTCTAGGCTACTTACGGATCTGGCGGAATACTTAAGTATTGATAATATTGACTTAGTACCCATTAGTGATGAAACTGACTGTTACTTAATACACGAAGCCTTCAGTGACGGCATGATACTATATATGGCGAGCGAGGAGGCTTGGTTCAGGATGCATAGAAGAGCCTCAATATGCGAGGACTTCCTGATTGACGCAGCTAAACTTAACATCGTGGAAAATGCCGCCCATGCATTGGTGAAACGATGGCGGTCTTAA
- a CDS encoding DUF3311 domain-containing protein, with protein MVVNSKNIIKVILLILVPWIFIVFAAPLYNKSSPELGGWPFLWWYLFAWVFIQPIITYIVYRIIDKGGES; from the coding sequence ATGGTTGTTAACTCAAAGAACATAATCAAAGTTATATTGCTAATACTAGTGCCGTGGATATTCATAGTTTTCGCCGCTCCACTGTATAATAAGTCATCCCCAGAGTTAGGTGGTTGGCCATTCCTATGGTGGTACCTCTTCGCCTGGGTCTTTATTCAACCAATCATAACTTATATAGTTTACCGCATTATAGATAAGGGTGGTGAATCATGA
- the glmS gene encoding glutamine--fructose-6-phosphate transaminase (isomerizing), with translation MGGIFGLVSNIRPVAPVIRIGLERLMHRGIDGTGIATVHNGVIHIKKDVGKVTDVHSKLNLDDLPGYVGIGHVRSATHGRPVYENTHPVQDCTGSVALVMDGVVSDYDEIRRRLERRHKLTSRTDAEALAHILEDELKGGKSVKEALSSITRQIKGYYTIAVLHKDEERIYALSMGNPLVIGVGDREYFVSSEEQAIPVKLQLVYFMEPNQMAVVGKDGVEFYDASSLSKVEPSPHLASQATVEVVKGSFQHYMIKEIYEEPEVLARAVNVLQREYLDDAASIVAKAKNIIFTGSGTSYYASLIGKYYLEELGGVKADAVPAGEFPYLGIRYVEPGTLIIAVSQSGESTDIIRAIRWAKRKGAIVLSIVNRLGSALMRESNVYLPMGAGPELAVPATKSFVASIAIMLQLAYAIKGNVNDARVLINKAIVLLNNQINQVRDDARRIAKLVSNYNNTYVISGGPIGLPLAMEAALKLKEAAQVHSEAFSFREFKHGPITLISKEFPTIAIMPGNDVDDEMVNVVSEVWSRGGYTVVITQRNKEVTGDQVIYLERMGNRLIVPLVYPSVIQLLAYEIGVARGIDVDNPHNLSKVVTT, from the coding sequence ATGGGTGGAATATTCGGTCTCGTATCCAATATTAGGCCCGTTGCCCCTGTGATTAGGATTGGTCTCGAAAGGCTGATGCATAGGGGTATTGATGGGACAGGTATAGCCACGGTGCATAATGGTGTTATTCACATTAAGAAGGATGTGGGTAAGGTGACTGACGTACATAGTAAGCTTAACCTAGATGACTTACCCGGCTACGTGGGTATTGGACATGTTAGGTCAGCCACACACGGTAGGCCTGTTTACGAGAACACTCACCCGGTCCAAGACTGTACCGGTAGCGTTGCATTAGTTATGGATGGTGTAGTCTCGGATTATGATGAGATCAGGAGGAGACTTGAGAGGAGACATAAGTTAACCTCCAGGACAGATGCTGAGGCCTTAGCCCATATTCTTGAGGATGAGTTAAAGGGTGGTAAATCAGTGAAGGAGGCCTTATCGTCAATAACAAGGCAGATTAAGGGTTACTACACCATTGCAGTTCTCCACAAGGATGAGGAGCGGATTTACGCATTAAGCATGGGTAATCCACTGGTTATAGGTGTTGGTGACAGGGAGTACTTCGTATCCTCTGAGGAGCAGGCAATACCAGTTAAGCTGCAGTTGGTTTACTTCATGGAGCCTAATCAAATGGCAGTGGTGGGTAAGGATGGTGTGGAGTTCTACGATGCATCATCATTAAGTAAGGTTGAGCCATCACCCCACTTGGCGTCTCAAGCAACAGTGGAGGTGGTTAAGGGATCATTCCAACACTACATGATTAAGGAAATTTACGAGGAACCTGAGGTGTTGGCTAGGGCTGTTAATGTGCTTCAAAGGGAATACCTTGATGATGCAGCCTCAATAGTGGCTAAGGCTAAGAACATAATATTCACCGGCTCAGGAACCTCCTACTACGCCTCCCTAATTGGTAAATATTACCTGGAGGAATTGGGTGGGGTTAAGGCTGATGCAGTACCCGCTGGCGAATTCCCCTACCTGGGTATTAGGTATGTTGAACCAGGTACATTAATAATAGCAGTTAGTCAGTCTGGTGAATCAACCGATATAATTAGGGCCATTAGGTGGGCTAAGAGGAAGGGCGCTATAGTGCTTAGTATTGTTAATAGGCTTGGTTCAGCCTTAATGAGGGAATCCAACGTCTACCTACCAATGGGTGCTGGACCAGAGTTGGCTGTACCGGCAACAAAATCCTTCGTAGCATCAATAGCTATAATGCTTCAATTAGCCTACGCCATTAAGGGTAATGTTAATGACGCTAGGGTTCTCATTAATAAAGCCATAGTCCTGCTTAATAATCAAATAAACCAAGTTAGGGATGATGCGAGGCGCATTGCTAAACTAGTGTCGAACTATAATAATACATACGTAATATCAGGTGGACCAATCGGTTTACCACTAGCCATGGAGGCGGCATTGAAGCTTAAGGAAGCAGCTCAGGTTCACTCAGAGGCATTCAGTTTCAGGGAGTTTAAACATGGACCAATAACCCTAATATCTAAGGAGTTCCCCACAATAGCAATAATGCCTGGTAACGATGTTGATGATGAAATGGTTAACGTTGTTTCAGAGGTATGGTCCCGTGGAGGATACACAGTGGTTATCACGCAGAGGAATAAGGAGGTAACGGGAGACCAGGTTATTTACCTAGAACGTATGGGTAATAGGTTAATAGTACCGCTCGTGTACCCATCAGTAATTCAATTATTAGCCTACGAGATTGGGGTAGCTAGGGGAATTGATGTTGATAACCCACATAACTTAAGTAAAGTAGTGACGACGTAG
- a CDS encoding DUF504 domain-containing protein, with protein MGRNRLRDIFNRIIWTNVRNEYEVVIVSRGEPGDVKVLPLSGLVKASKDGIVIGINGAESFIPYHRILLVKSSNGVVIYRKGMKFNG; from the coding sequence ATGGGTAGGAATAGGCTTAGGGATATTTTTAATAGGATAATTTGGACTAACGTGAGGAATGAGTACGAGGTAGTCATAGTATCAAGGGGGGAGCCAGGTGACGTTAAGGTGCTGCCATTAAGTGGCCTAGTTAAGGCTAGTAAGGATGGTATAGTAATAGGGATTAATGGAGCTGAATCCTTTATACCATACCACAGGATTCTACTGGTAAAGAGCAGTAATGGGGTGGTGATTTACAGGAAAGGCATGAAGTTTAATGGGTAA
- a CDS encoding phosphoribosyltransferase family protein: MMRRREKVSLQLDAVFYINAVKRVYSLSFKQLSSMLNIPESTLCRYANMEVLPSAKVAENIVKVLKPMADIKSVISKLIKVNGNYIDLSSIVLEPMVLRLYEKHVLETFSGLRVTKVLTAAVDGIPLAMAASYALNAELTIAKQYMDAGFEQHYEATYVVDSPPRKVNLYIPKPLLTKDDSVILIDDIVRSGRTMDALLSIIRQSGASLVGVSILVAASKDVAKAIRSRISGVVLDIIYTIE, translated from the coding sequence ATGATGAGGAGGAGGGAGAAAGTTAGCCTGCAATTGGATGCCGTGTTCTACATTAATGCGGTTAAGAGGGTTTACTCGCTATCATTTAAGCAGCTTTCAAGTATGCTTAATATACCTGAATCAACACTATGCCGTTACGCCAACATGGAGGTCTTACCTTCCGCTAAGGTTGCTGAGAACATTGTTAAGGTTCTTAAACCCATGGCCGATATTAAAAGCGTAATATCTAAGTTAATTAAGGTTAATGGTAATTACATTGACTTAAGCTCCATAGTACTTGAACCAATGGTGCTTAGGCTTTACGAGAAGCATGTTCTCGAAACCTTCTCTGGATTGAGGGTTACTAAGGTCTTGACCGCGGCAGTTGACGGTATACCATTAGCCATGGCAGCCTCATACGCCTTAAACGCTGAGTTAACCATAGCTAAGCAGTACATGGATGCCGGCTTTGAGCAGCACTATGAGGCCACCTACGTCGTTGATTCACCGCCTAGGAAGGTTAACCTATACATACCTAAGCCATTACTCACTAAGGATGATTCAGTAATACTCATTGATGATATTGTAAGATCAGGGAGAACAATGGATGCATTACTAAGCATAATAAGGCAATCTGGGGCAAGCCTAGTAGGGGTATCCATACTAGTGGCGGCTAGTAAGGATGTTGCAAAGGCCATTAGGAGCAGGATAAGTGGGGTAGTGCTAGATATCATATACACAATTGAGTAG
- a CDS encoding dihydroorotate oxidase, translating into MTYSTPWELTMLKQPLSYLPPDLTHDLAHLLLRTHTARLVAGILTMLSGGLPYRLRILNRTIESPVGIGAGLDKDGLLMGFMAKLPIGFHTVGSVTLRPRAGNPKPRMLRYPELGVMVNAMGLPSMGVAYLKGILDKECGRWPKSKLLGVSVAGFNEIEIKLAIDSLTPFFNCLDFIEVNISSPTYSGSWIEHQRLNSLLTMLKGYDKVVVKAPLLKDLNDEVKLIKLIINHNPFGLTIANTLRIKSNLPAGYGGLSGRPLLEIVIRLLKLTRAMGYGGLIIGLGGFMRGVDVVKGINAGADLVGLVTAFAMEGPASVYRIISELRRLTVNKLRRSLYP; encoded by the coding sequence ATGACTTATTCAACGCCATGGGAATTAACAATGCTTAAACAGCCATTAAGCTACCTACCACCAGACTTAACCCACGACTTAGCACACCTACTCCTGAGGACCCACACAGCTAGACTCGTAGCAGGTATTCTAACCATGCTAAGTGGTGGATTACCGTATAGGTTAAGGATACTTAATAGGACCATAGAATCACCAGTAGGTATTGGTGCTGGATTGGATAAGGATGGCTTACTCATGGGGTTCATGGCTAAACTACCCATTGGCTTCCACACAGTGGGTTCAGTAACATTAAGGCCTAGGGCAGGTAACCCTAAGCCAAGGATGTTGAGGTACCCTGAATTGGGAGTTATGGTTAATGCAATGGGGTTACCATCAATGGGGGTGGCTTACCTGAAGGGAATCCTGGATAAAGAATGCGGTAGGTGGCCGAAGAGTAAGTTACTTGGTGTTAGCGTTGCAGGTTTCAATGAAATTGAGATTAAGCTAGCCATAGACTCCTTAACACCCTTCTTTAATTGCCTAGACTTCATTGAAGTAAACATAAGTAGCCCAACGTATAGTGGATCATGGATTGAGCATCAAAGGCTCAATAGTCTACTCACCATGCTTAAGGGTTATGATAAAGTAGTGGTTAAGGCACCGTTACTTAAGGACCTTAATGATGAGGTAAAGTTAATTAAGCTCATAATTAATCACAATCCCTTTGGCTTAACTATAGCAAACACCCTTAGGATTAAATCAAACCTACCTGCAGGATACGGTGGATTAAGTGGAAGGCCATTACTGGAGATTGTGATTAGGCTACTTAAGTTAACTAGGGCTATGGGCTATGGAGGACTCATAATAGGTCTGGGGGGATTCATGCGGGGTGTTGACGTTGTTAAGGGCATTAATGCTGGGGCTGATCTAGTGGGTTTAGTGACCGCATTCGCAATGGAGGGCCCAGCATCAGTGTATAGGATTATTAGTGAATTAAGGCGGCTTACGGTTAATAAGCTAAGACGCAGCCTTTATCCTTAA
- a CDS encoding NDP-sugar synthase, producing the protein MVDVIILAGGYATRLRPLTFTKPKPLLPILNKAVIDWILESVTRVKPSDVFLSVRYMSDLIEKHVNHKWASLKGIVNIIREDKPLGDGGPVSYIASMRELDDVIVVFNGDIFTKIDLEDAINEHVSKGALATICLTQVNDVSQYGVVTLGKDNLVTGFIEKPEPGNAPSNLINAGVYIFSKDALKYFPKPGTFGKLAIDILPRMIKDHKVYGYALKGYWYDIGTITSYLDANFRALDEYCRDCPVPNNDALIKPPAFIGENVTIEPGAEVGPYVVVLSNSRIGAHSRVKYSVIMDNTTIENGAYIDLAVLGSDVFVGKWARIEKGVVVGDGSYIGDHVLINRDSIIGPFREVNQSIYEVGKILL; encoded by the coding sequence ATGGTTGACGTAATTATACTGGCAGGGGGATACGCCACTAGGCTTAGGCCCCTTACATTCACTAAGCCTAAGCCTCTGCTTCCAATACTTAATAAGGCTGTCATAGACTGGATCCTTGAATCCGTCACAAGGGTTAAGCCAAGTGACGTGTTCTTATCCGTCAGATACATGAGTGATCTTATTGAGAAGCACGTTAACCATAAGTGGGCTTCATTGAAGGGTATAGTTAACATAATTAGGGAAGATAAGCCCCTTGGTGACGGTGGCCCTGTTTCATACATAGCCAGCATGCGTGAGCTTGATGATGTTATAGTAGTCTTTAACGGTGACATATTCACTAAAATTGACTTAGAGGATGCCATTAACGAGCATGTTAGTAAGGGGGCTTTAGCCACAATATGCTTAACCCAGGTTAATGATGTATCGCAGTATGGTGTAGTCACTCTCGGTAAGGATAATTTAGTGACTGGGTTCATTGAGAAGCCTGAACCAGGCAATGCACCATCAAACCTAATTAATGCCGGTGTATACATATTTAGTAAGGATGCGCTCAAGTACTTCCCTAAGCCTGGCACTTTCGGTAAGTTAGCTATCGATATCTTACCAAGGATGATTAAGGATCATAAGGTGTATGGCTACGCTCTGAAAGGGTATTGGTATGACATAGGTACGATTACGTCATACTTAGACGCCAACTTCAGGGCTCTTGACGAGTATTGCAGGGATTGCCCAGTGCCTAATAATGATGCCTTAATTAAGCCCCCAGCCTTCATAGGTGAGAATGTTACAATAGAGCCTGGGGCTGAGGTAGGCCCATATGTAGTCGTGTTGAGTAATTCAAGGATTGGCGCCCATAGTAGGGTTAAGTATTCCGTCATAATGGATAACACTACTATTGAGAATGGGGCCTACATTGACTTAGCTGTACTGGGGTCTGACGTATTTGTGGGTAAGTGGGCTAGGATTGAGAAGGGTGTTGTTGTTGGTGATGGAAGCTACATAGGTGACCATGTTTTAATAAATAGGGATTCAATAATTGGGCCCTTCAGGGAGGTTAATCAAAGCATATACGAGGTAGGTAAGATACTGCTTTAA
- a CDS encoding dual specificity protein phosphatase: MNCPYWVIKGKLAGSCAPRGAKDLETWSKIGIRAVVSLIEEFEFNELGFPFNNYVEALRRLNIRLLYSPTKDGESPPLDEFMAILKWIDERVSENEPVLVHCNAGVGRSPTVIIGYLMFKGYSLKEAYRLVSSVNDKVSLSFTQALALEELEKLTRGGRNLAF; encoded by the coding sequence ATGAACTGCCCCTACTGGGTTATTAAGGGTAAGTTAGCTGGCTCATGTGCCCCAAGGGGAGCGAAGGACCTTGAGACATGGAGTAAGATAGGTATTAGGGCTGTTGTGTCCTTAATTGAGGAGTTTGAGTTCAATGAGTTAGGTTTCCCCTTCAATAATTACGTTGAAGCCTTAAGGAGGCTCAACATTAGGCTACTTTACTCACCTACTAAGGATGGTGAGTCACCGCCACTTGATGAGTTCATGGCCATACTCAAGTGGATTGATGAAAGGGTTAGTGAAAACGAACCAGTGTTGGTTCACTGTAATGCGGGTGTTGGCCGCTCCCCTACGGTTATAATAGGTTACTTAATGTTTAAAGGATATAGTTTAAAGGAGGCCTATAGGCTTGTCTCAAGCGTAAACGATAAAGTCTCACTTAGTTTCACTCAAGCATTAGCATTAGAGGAGCTTGAGAAGTTAACAAGAGGGGGGAGGAATCTTGCGTTTTAA